One window of Halorussus sp. MSC15.2 genomic DNA carries:
- a CDS encoding DUF5811 family protein, whose protein sequence is MNGNTPYAGVPGKTQAGKRANADVPDLSPEQKQSLRDSITDIATRTREFLPDEYVVGSKVADDGNGPQAQVSVQPPVGHPVSAGFKPSIDDFDGDNLETHEEAEVARGLAASAAMQVKQMMGDNITPTAR, encoded by the coding sequence ATGAACGGAAACACCCCCTACGCGGGCGTCCCCGGCAAGACGCAGGCCGGGAAACGTGCGAACGCCGACGTTCCGGACCTCTCCCCCGAGCAGAAACAGTCGCTTCGCGACAGCATCACCGACATCGCCACCCGGACCCGCGAGTTCCTCCCCGACGAGTACGTCGTCGGGTCGAAGGTCGCCGACGACGGCAACGGACCGCAGGCGCAGGTGTCGGTCCAACCGCCGGTCGGCCACCCCGTGAGTGCCGGGTTCAAACCCAGCATCGACGACTTCGACGGGGACAACCTGGAAACCCACGAGGAGGCGGAGGTCGCCCGAGGTCTCGCGGCGAGCGCCGCCATGCAGGTCAAGCAGATGATGGGCGACAACATCACGCCGACCGCGCGATAA
- a CDS encoding pyruvoyl-dependent arginine decarboxylase: protein MSTIRVAWGTGTGPTEMSSYDAALADANLHNYNLVAVSSMIPADAEVEAVGTAPDLGPAGERLTVVQARATRAGPGHVSAALGWTASEEGPGLFYEAAGETDPEDVTERVRTGLAAGRELREWTFTGERVETASIDAEAGVYATAVVVAVYGESEPIC, encoded by the coding sequence ATGAGCACGATTCGGGTCGCGTGGGGGACCGGGACCGGTCCCACGGAGATGTCTTCGTACGACGCCGCCCTCGCGGACGCCAACCTCCACAACTACAACCTCGTCGCGGTCTCGTCGATGATTCCGGCCGACGCCGAGGTCGAGGCGGTCGGCACGGCCCCGGACCTCGGACCGGCCGGCGAGCGCCTGACGGTCGTGCAGGCGCGCGCGACACGCGCCGGACCGGGCCACGTCTCCGCCGCGCTCGGGTGGACCGCGAGCGAGGAGGGACCGGGCCTGTTCTACGAGGCCGCGGGCGAGACCGACCCCGAGGACGTGACCGAGCGCGTCCGGACCGGTCTGGCGGCCGGGCGGGAACTGCGCGAGTGGACGTTCACCGGCGAGCGCGTCGAGACCGCGAGCATCGACGCCGAGGCCGGGGTCTACGCGACGGCGGTCGTCGTGGCCGTCTACGGCGAGAGCGAGCCGATTTGCTGA
- a CDS encoding cupin domain-containing protein, which translates to MDSLTTGRPLDEDGTPTEGPALELDPDGAAADLFADSPYPLASSPGTGMWMAPLRWPDDADESPAMLVWLSPDATEFPPHVHTADEEQFRAVEGELTVVEEGDPRRLEPGDEHTVRPGREHYFRNDTDDFVAFYVDLPWAKTLETQLTVAGLDHEGAFGSGGDYGEPSFLYGLVMTEYLRDGTRVAVGPPAVQRLLWATLGRVAKSLGHRPVEERYLRDEFWTETVEQPNL; encoded by the coding sequence ATGGACTCGCTCACGACCGGGCGTCCCCTCGACGAGGACGGCACACCGACCGAAGGACCCGCGCTCGAACTCGACCCCGACGGGGCCGCCGCCGACCTCTTCGCGGATTCGCCCTACCCGCTCGCGTCCAGTCCCGGGACCGGGATGTGGATGGCTCCCCTGCGGTGGCCCGACGACGCCGACGAGTCGCCCGCCATGTTGGTCTGGTTGTCGCCGGACGCGACCGAGTTCCCCCCACACGTCCACACCGCCGACGAGGAGCAGTTCCGCGCGGTCGAAGGCGAACTGACCGTCGTCGAGGAAGGCGACCCCCGCCGTCTCGAACCCGGCGACGAGCACACCGTCCGGCCCGGGCGCGAACACTACTTCCGGAACGACACCGACGACTTCGTCGCCTTCTACGTGGACCTTCCGTGGGCGAAGACCCTCGAAACGCAACTCACCGTCGCCGGGTTGGACCACGAGGGGGCGTTCGGTTCGGGCGGCGACTACGGCGAGCCGAGTTTCCTCTACGGACTCGTGATGACCGAGTACCTCCGAGACGGTACGAGAGTCGCGGTCGGACCCCCGGCCGTCCAGCGACTGCTCTGGGCCACGCTCGGCCGTGTCGCGAAGTCCCTCGGCCACCGCCCGGTCGAGGAGCGATACCTCCGCGACGAGTTCTGGACCGAGACCGTCGAACAACCGAACCTCTGA
- a CDS encoding XTP/dITP diphosphatase encodes MTIRFVTSNEGKVREAREYLDDDVEQVNYDYTEIQSDDLGEIAVAGAKEAFAETGGDDPVLVDDAGLFVDALGGFPGPYSSYVEDTVGVERVWNLVEMEENRRAQFRCAVAYYDGETAETFDGAVPGRIVAPRGEGGFGYDPIFEHEGETMAEMSTERKNAISHRGRALAKFADWLAED; translated from the coding sequence ATGACAATCAGATTCGTGACGAGCAACGAAGGTAAGGTCCGAGAGGCGCGCGAGTACCTCGACGACGACGTGGAGCAGGTCAACTACGACTACACCGAGATTCAGAGCGACGACCTCGGCGAAATCGCGGTCGCCGGGGCGAAGGAGGCCTTCGCGGAGACCGGCGGGGACGACCCCGTACTGGTGGACGACGCGGGCCTGTTCGTAGACGCGCTCGGCGGGTTCCCCGGACCGTACTCCTCGTACGTCGAGGACACCGTGGGCGTCGAGCGCGTCTGGAATCTCGTCGAAATGGAGGAGAACCGCCGGGCGCAGTTCCGGTGCGCGGTGGCCTACTACGACGGCGAGACGGCCGAGACGTTCGACGGCGCGGTGCCGGGCCGCATCGTCGCGCCGCGCGGCGAGGGCGGGTTCGGCTACGACCCTATCTTCGAACACGAAGGGGAGACGATGGCCGAGATGAGCACCGAGCGCAAGAACGCGATTTCCCACCGCGGGCGGGCACTGGCGAAGTTCGCGGACTGGCTGGCCGAGGACTGA
- a CDS encoding helix-turn-helix domain-containing protein, with the protein MSGTTGPNADLDAEESTIRDCEDCVAPAEAFSVIANETRLSILEALWKASDRPVNFSELRREVGMRDSAQFNYHLKQLTDHFVVQTDDGYDFRQAGKKVVRAILAGSFNEHPEMGPFDVQGTCATCDGGLQAYYDDEMLAIECKECGKNHGCYPFPPGGLNDRTREEIMDAFNQRVRHLHCLAADGVCPECNGRMSTAITRDDEDFLGLEVRVDHECEQCHHQLYSAVGLSLLDQSDVVTFHREHGVDLCTTPYWDLAWCVSDEQTTILSEDPWQILVEIPLDDEMLSVTLDGDLNVLELERGCRSASSDGTQAISD; encoded by the coding sequence ATGAGCGGAACAACAGGGCCGAACGCGGACCTCGACGCCGAGGAGTCCACGATTCGGGACTGCGAGGACTGCGTGGCCCCGGCCGAGGCGTTCTCGGTCATCGCCAACGAGACGCGACTGTCGATTCTGGAGGCGCTCTGGAAGGCCTCGGACCGCCCGGTGAACTTCTCGGAGCTTCGACGCGAGGTCGGCATGCGCGACAGCGCCCAGTTCAACTACCACCTCAAGCAGCTCACCGACCACTTCGTCGTCCAGACCGACGACGGGTACGACTTCAGGCAGGCCGGGAAGAAGGTCGTCCGGGCCATCCTCGCCGGGTCGTTCAACGAACACCCCGAGATGGGTCCGTTCGACGTGCAGGGGACCTGTGCGACCTGCGACGGCGGACTACAGGCGTACTACGACGACGAGATGCTGGCCATCGAGTGCAAGGAGTGCGGGAAGAACCACGGCTGTTACCCCTTCCCGCCGGGCGGACTGAACGACCGCACCCGCGAGGAGATAATGGACGCGTTCAACCAGCGCGTGCGCCACCTCCACTGCCTCGCGGCCGACGGCGTCTGCCCGGAGTGCAACGGCCGGATGTCCACCGCGATTACCCGCGACGACGAGGACTTCCTCGGACTGGAGGTGCGAGTGGACCACGAGTGCGAGCAGTGTCACCACCAACTCTACTCGGCGGTGGGACTCTCGCTCCTCGACCAGTCGGACGTGGTGACGTTCCACCGCGAACACGGCGTGGACCTGTGTACGACGCCGTACTGGGACCTCGCGTGGTGCGTCAGCGACGAACAGACGACCATCCTCTCGGAGGACCCGTGGCAGATACTGGTCGAGATTCCGCTGGACGACGAGATGCTGTCGGTGACCCTCGACGGCGACCTGAACGTCCTCGAACTGGAACGGGGCTGTCGGTCGGCGTCCTCCGACGGAACGCAGGCGATTTCGGACTGA
- a CDS encoding translation initiation factor IF-2 subunit gamma, producing the protein MTGNYAQPEVNIGLVGHVDHGKTTLVQALSGEWTDQHSEEMKRGISIRLGYADATFRQCPGLDEPERYTVDETCPDGSESEPLRTVSFVDAPGHETLMATMLSGAAIMDGAVLVVSASEPVPQAQTEEHLMALDIIGIDNIVVAQNKIDLVDREQAQRNYEEIQEFVEGTVAEDAPVVPISAQQEVNIDLLMQAIEEEIPTPDRDPDADPRMHVARSFDINRPGTTWDGLMGGVLGGSLVEGRLTEGDDIELRPGREVEEGGETRWEPVETDVRSLQAGGETVDEVTPGGLLGVGTGLDPSLTKGDALAGQVAGTPGTLPPTWNKFTMEVDLLERLVGLDDQDIDDISTGEPLMLTIGTATTVGSVTSAREGECEVALKRPVCAPEGAQIAINRRIGARWRLIGVGTLTE; encoded by the coding sequence TTGACAGGAAATTACGCCCAACCGGAGGTGAATATCGGACTGGTCGGTCACGTAGACCACGGAAAGACGACGCTCGTGCAGGCGCTTTCCGGCGAATGGACTGACCAGCACTCCGAGGAGATGAAGCGTGGCATCTCCATCCGGCTCGGGTACGCAGACGCCACGTTCCGGCAGTGTCCCGGTCTCGACGAGCCGGAGCGATACACGGTAGACGAGACGTGTCCGGACGGCAGCGAGAGCGAACCGCTCCGCACGGTGTCGTTCGTGGACGCCCCCGGACACGAGACGCTGATGGCGACGATGCTCTCGGGCGCGGCCATCATGGACGGCGCGGTGCTGGTCGTCTCGGCCAGCGAACCCGTCCCGCAGGCCCAGACCGAGGAGCACCTGATGGCGCTCGACATCATCGGCATCGACAACATCGTCGTCGCCCAGAACAAAATCGACCTCGTGGACCGCGAGCAGGCCCAGCGCAACTACGAGGAGATACAGGAGTTCGTGGAGGGCACCGTCGCCGAAGACGCGCCGGTCGTCCCCATCTCCGCCCAGCAGGAGGTCAACATCGACCTCCTGATGCAGGCCATCGAGGAGGAGATTCCGACGCCCGACCGCGACCCCGACGCGGACCCGCGGATGCACGTCGCTCGGAGTTTCGACATCAACCGTCCCGGCACGACGTGGGACGGTCTGATGGGCGGCGTCCTCGGCGGCAGTCTGGTCGAGGGGAGACTCACGGAGGGCGACGACATCGAACTCCGCCCCGGCCGCGAAGTGGAGGAGGGCGGCGAGACGCGATGGGAACCCGTCGAGACCGACGTGCGCTCGCTTCAGGCGGGCGGCGAGACGGTGGACGAAGTGACGCCGGGCGGATTGCTCGGCGTCGGGACCGGTCTCGACCCCAGCCTCACGAAAGGCGACGCGTTGGCGGGACAGGTCGCCGGGACGCCCGGTACCCTCCCCCCGACGTGGAACAAGTTCACGATGGAGGTGGACCTGCTCGAACGCCTCGTCGGACTCGACGACCAAGACATCGACGACATCTCGACCGGCGAACCGCTGATGCTCACCATCGGCACCGCCACGACGGTCGGGTCCGTGACCAGCGCGCGCGAAGGCGAGTGTGAGGTCGCGCTCAAGCGACCGGTCTGCGCACCCGAAGGTGCCCAGATAGCCATCAACCGCCGCATCGGCGCACGCTGGCGACTCATCGGAGTCGGCACGCTCACCGAGTAG
- a CDS encoding PIN domain-containing protein, with the protein MVVTVAMDTSALMMPVESDVRLFDELDRLLGTFECVVPRAVCDELSKLAEGAGKEAVAASVGADLAAERCRTVEHEASYADDALVELAPEFDYVVTNDGPLKGRLLDADAPVIHIRGRNKLAISKP; encoded by the coding sequence ATGGTCGTCACGGTCGCCATGGACACGAGCGCGCTCATGATGCCGGTCGAGTCGGACGTGCGGTTGTTCGACGAACTCGACCGACTCCTCGGCACCTTCGAGTGCGTCGTCCCCCGCGCCGTCTGCGACGAGCTGTCGAAGCTCGCGGAGGGCGCCGGAAAGGAAGCCGTCGCAGCGAGCGTCGGTGCGGACTTGGCGGCCGAGCGATGTCGAACCGTCGAACACGAAGCATCGTACGCAGACGACGCGCTTGTCGAACTCGCCCCCGAGTTCGACTACGTCGTCACGAACGACGGTCCCCTCAAGGGGCGCCTGCTCGACGCGGACGCACCGGTAATTCATATAAGGGGCCGGAACAAACTCGCAATCAGCAAACCTTAG